In the Variovorax sp. S12S4 genome, one interval contains:
- the imuA gene encoding translesion DNA synthesis-associated protein ImuA, translating into MGLPFLNSFSAAAGRGVWHADELGLADAQVVATGHAALDAELPGGGWPVGAMTELLQTAPEAHVWRLLLPALAQAVQARGGPVVLIGAPYEPCGPSLAAQGLPVEALMWVRSDAPASRLWACEQALRCADVSAVLAWLPQARVGELRRLQLAAAQHDVLLFVCRPESAAQGASPARLRLQVESCEADSSQIELRILKRRGPPLAAPVMLPARNERMAALLAAARLRRKLRLQQQGTAAAGEETTSTAATVVRIDAWKGGPSALDRIAVVA; encoded by the coding sequence ATGGGCCTTCCTTTCCTCAACTCCTTTTCCGCCGCCGCAGGCCGTGGCGTCTGGCATGCCGACGAGCTCGGCCTGGCCGACGCGCAGGTCGTCGCCACCGGCCACGCCGCGCTCGACGCCGAGCTGCCGGGTGGCGGCTGGCCTGTAGGCGCCATGACGGAGTTGCTGCAAACCGCGCCCGAGGCCCATGTCTGGCGACTGCTGCTGCCCGCTTTGGCGCAGGCCGTCCAGGCGCGCGGCGGGCCGGTGGTGCTGATCGGCGCGCCCTATGAACCCTGCGGGCCGTCTCTGGCGGCGCAGGGCTTGCCGGTGGAAGCGCTGATGTGGGTCCGGAGCGACGCGCCGGCTTCGCGCCTGTGGGCCTGCGAACAGGCGCTGCGCTGTGCGGATGTGTCGGCCGTGCTGGCCTGGCTGCCGCAGGCCCGGGTGGGCGAGCTGCGGCGGCTGCAACTGGCCGCCGCCCAGCATGACGTGCTGCTCTTCGTGTGCCGGCCCGAATCGGCCGCGCAGGGTGCGTCGCCGGCGCGGCTTCGGCTTCAGGTGGAAAGCTGCGAGGCCGACAGCTCGCAGATCGAACTGCGCATTCTCAAGCGCCGGGGGCCGCCCTTGGCCGCGCCGGTGATGCTGCCCGCGCGCAACGAGCGCATGGCCGCATTGCTGGCGGCCGCCCGGTTGCGCCGCAAGCTGCGGCTGCAGCAGCAGGGCACGGCGGCGGCCGGTGAAGAGACAACATCGACCGCGGCCACGGTGGTGCGCATCGACGCATGGAAGGGAGGCCCCAGTGCACTGGATCGCATTGCGGTGGTCGCTTGA
- a CDS encoding ABC transporter substrate-binding protein: MQYKKIHLLASAFAALLLAVQPAAQAQTKPLLIGQTYVQTGPLATLSTEPLVGIRALFTAVNANGGVNGRPIELRQLDDAYDPAKGAENVKTFVKDGAVGILMPIGTSSAVGALKAANELKIPVVGSYTGAAPVVKPSEYGFPVRISFDEEYSRIVNHLFTIGLSRIAFAHNDNPGARSAMESTQKFIAERGEKMVGSVSIKNDGSDAAERAAELVKLKPKAVVLSATNDVAAKFITAYRAAGGETAFYSFSFLNGQKLFQDIKKDAAGVVISQVVPYPWNTAMPMIAEYQAAMKKIGATEFSYASLEGYVAAKVMVEGLKRAGTSPTPDSLQKGLESFKTLDIGGIAVSYRPGEHRGLTFSELSMLKADGRYLR, encoded by the coding sequence ATGCAATACAAAAAGATTCATTTGCTGGCTTCGGCCTTTGCCGCTCTCCTCCTTGCGGTACAGCCTGCGGCGCAGGCCCAAACCAAGCCGCTCCTGATCGGCCAGACCTATGTGCAGACGGGCCCGCTGGCAACGCTGTCGACCGAGCCGCTGGTCGGCATTCGCGCGCTGTTCACCGCAGTGAATGCGAACGGCGGCGTGAACGGCCGGCCCATCGAGCTGCGCCAGCTCGACGATGCGTACGACCCCGCCAAGGGCGCCGAGAACGTGAAGACTTTCGTGAAGGACGGCGCCGTGGGCATCCTGATGCCGATCGGCACGTCGTCGGCGGTGGGCGCCTTGAAAGCAGCCAACGAACTCAAGATTCCGGTCGTAGGCTCGTACACGGGTGCGGCGCCGGTGGTGAAACCGTCCGAATACGGCTTTCCGGTGCGCATCAGCTTCGACGAGGAATACAGCCGCATCGTGAACCACCTGTTCACCATCGGCCTCTCGCGCATCGCCTTCGCGCACAACGACAACCCGGGCGCGCGCTCGGCGATGGAGAGCACGCAAAAATTCATTGCCGAGCGCGGCGAAAAAATGGTCGGCAGCGTGTCGATCAAAAATGACGGCTCGGACGCAGCCGAACGCGCGGCGGAGCTGGTCAAGCTCAAGCCCAAGGCCGTGGTGCTGTCGGCCACGAACGACGTGGCGGCCAAGTTCATCACGGCCTACCGCGCGGCGGGCGGCGAAACGGCTTTCTATTCGTTCTCTTTCCTGAACGGCCAGAAGCTGTTCCAGGACATCAAGAAGGACGCAGCCGGCGTGGTCATTTCGCAGGTCGTGCCGTACCCATGGAACACGGCAATGCCGATGATTGCCGAGTACCAGGCGGCCATGAAGAAAATCGGCGCGACGGAGTTCAGCTACGCCAGCCTCGAGGGCTATGTGGCGGCCAAGGTCATGGTCGAAGGCCTGAAGCGGGCGGGCACCAGCCCTACGCCCGATTCACTGCAGAAGGGGCTCGAGTCGTTCAAGACGCTGGACATCGGCGGGATTGCTGTGTCTTACCGGCCCGGCGAGCACCGGGGGCTGACCTTCTCTGAGCTTTCGATGCTCAAGGCTGACGGGCGCTATTTGCGTTGA
- a CDS encoding Bug family tripartite tricarboxylate transporter substrate binding protein, protein MRRRNLTLAALTGSTLAMLPGAAAWSAETYPDKPLRLIVGFAPGGGADALTRIIAEGLSKQLGQQVIVENRPGADGVLAAQATSSAKPDGYTLLMGTNTAMVAAPTLRPTPPYDPFKAFTPISSAGQFSMFLVVPSSLPAKSVNELLALVAAKPGAYNSASSNSASELAMLQLLGERKVVNARYKGDMQAMTDLLGGQIHMMFTTGTLAPGFVKEGRIRALVTLLPQRSALLPDVPTGSELGLGKLTITPWAGFFGPPGLPPAITAKLSQELQNTLKRPDVHAQLVQQGFEGYGMSPAKFTEFFRAQYDAFGATMRQHNVKFE, encoded by the coding sequence ATGCGACGCAGAAACCTGACGCTGGCGGCCCTCACGGGGAGCACGCTGGCAATGCTGCCCGGTGCGGCAGCGTGGAGCGCCGAGACCTATCCGGACAAGCCGCTGCGCCTGATCGTCGGCTTTGCACCCGGCGGCGGTGCTGACGCGCTCACGCGCATCATTGCGGAGGGGCTGTCGAAGCAGCTCGGCCAGCAGGTGATCGTGGAAAACCGGCCCGGCGCCGACGGCGTTCTAGCGGCGCAGGCCACGTCGTCTGCAAAGCCGGATGGCTACACGCTGCTGATGGGCACCAATACCGCCATGGTGGCGGCGCCCACGCTGCGCCCCACGCCGCCCTACGATCCGTTCAAGGCCTTCACGCCGATCAGCTCGGCCGGCCAGTTCTCGATGTTCCTGGTGGTGCCTTCGAGCCTGCCGGCGAAGAGCGTGAACGAGTTGCTGGCCCTGGTCGCGGCCAAGCCCGGCGCCTACAACTCGGCGTCGAGCAACAGCGCCTCGGAGTTGGCCATGCTGCAGCTGCTGGGCGAGCGCAAGGTGGTGAACGCGCGCTACAAGGGCGACATGCAAGCCATGACCGACCTGCTCGGCGGCCAGATCCACATGATGTTCACCACCGGCACGTTGGCCCCGGGCTTCGTGAAAGAGGGGCGCATTCGCGCGCTGGTCACGCTGCTGCCGCAGCGCAGCGCCTTGCTGCCCGACGTGCCCACGGGCAGTGAGCTGGGCCTGGGCAAGCTCACCATCACGCCCTGGGCCGGCTTTTTCGGACCGCCGGGGTTGCCGCCCGCCATTACCGCCAAGCTGTCGCAGGAACTGCAGAACACGCTAAAGCGGCCGGACGTGCATGCGCAGCTGGTGCAGCAGGGCTTCGAGGGCTACGGCATGAGCCCCGCAAAGTTCACCGAGTTCTTCCGCGCGCAATACGACGCCTTCGGCGCCACCATGCGGCAGCACAACGTCAAGTTCGAATAG
- a CDS encoding porin — translation MKKILMWSALGLASSGAAHAQSSVTVFGVMDLGIQYTNGDGGGSVKALSNGGLSTSRLGFRGTEDLGGGLRAGFWLEGSLNPDTGTGRASNSNNQTSGAGVAGPITFDRMSFVSLSHQKMGELRLGRDFIPTHYNSIYFDPFNANGVARAGNLTFAGSGTGPLPSAITGSNTVSYWLPAGLGGFYGMAMIGTGENDSTAPNRDDGNFAGARFGFASGAFDIAAAVTRTHYDATATIGNYTHANIGGTWDVGFAKFFALYNKVTVKLATGTVRKNTAEIGAHVPAFEVGRIRVSYAYLDDRSDESLRNANGMPRNRDDARQFGIGYVHNLSKRTALYGTYARLMNSGQARYVVSGGVAPAGGRRSSGWELGVRHLF, via the coding sequence ATGAAGAAGATTTTGATGTGGTCAGCGCTAGGGCTTGCGAGCAGCGGCGCGGCGCATGCGCAATCCAGCGTGACCGTGTTCGGCGTGATGGACCTCGGTATCCAGTACACCAACGGCGATGGCGGCGGCTCGGTCAAGGCGCTATCGAACGGCGGGCTTTCAACGAGCCGGCTCGGATTTCGCGGCACCGAAGACCTGGGCGGCGGCTTGCGCGCAGGCTTCTGGCTCGAGGGCAGCCTGAACCCCGACACCGGCACCGGCCGCGCGAGCAACAGCAACAACCAGACGAGCGGCGCGGGCGTGGCGGGGCCGATCACCTTCGACCGCATGTCCTTCGTGAGCCTCTCGCACCAGAAGATGGGTGAACTGCGCCTGGGCCGCGACTTCATTCCCACGCACTACAACAGCATCTACTTCGACCCCTTCAACGCCAACGGCGTGGCGCGCGCGGGCAACCTCACGTTCGCGGGCTCGGGCACAGGGCCGCTCCCTTCGGCCATCACGGGCAGCAACACGGTGAGCTACTGGTTGCCGGCCGGGCTCGGCGGCTTCTACGGCATGGCGATGATCGGCACGGGCGAGAACGATTCCACCGCGCCCAACCGCGACGACGGCAACTTTGCCGGTGCGCGCTTCGGATTCGCCTCGGGCGCATTCGACATTGCCGCCGCCGTGACGCGCACCCACTACGACGCGACCGCCACCATCGGCAACTACACGCACGCCAACATCGGCGGCACATGGGACGTCGGCTTTGCGAAGTTCTTTGCGCTCTACAACAAGGTGACCGTGAAGCTCGCCACCGGCACGGTGCGCAAGAACACCGCCGAGATCGGCGCGCACGTTCCGGCCTTCGAGGTTGGCCGAATCCGCGTGAGCTACGCCTACCTGGACGACCGCAGCGACGAGAGCCTGCGCAACGCCAACGGCATGCCGCGCAACCGCGACGATGCGCGGCAGTTCGGCATCGGCTATGTGCACAACCTCTCCAAACGCACCGCGCTCTATGGCACCTACGCGCGGCTCATGAACAGCGGCCAGGCGCGCTATGTCGTCAGTGGCGGCGTGGCACCGGCCGGTGGCCGCCGCTCGTCGGGCTGGGAGCTCGGCGTGCGGCATCTCTTCTGA
- a CDS encoding aconitase X swivel domain-containing protein — protein MNARDNTSTLVIRGRKVVGGVAEGEALVTRDRISGWGGIDPRTGTVIETRHELRGQSFAGKVLVFPGAKGSSGWSAMFHMTRLMNSAPAAFLFNEMTTKMALGAVVTHSPSMTDFERDPLECIETGDWVRVDADRGVIEITKKNKPGDRP, from the coding sequence ATGAATGCGCGCGACAACACATCCACGCTCGTCATCCGCGGCCGCAAGGTGGTCGGCGGCGTGGCCGAAGGCGAGGCACTCGTCACGCGCGACCGCATCTCGGGCTGGGGCGGCATCGATCCGCGCACCGGCACCGTCATCGAGACGCGGCACGAGCTGCGCGGCCAGAGCTTTGCGGGCAAGGTGCTCGTGTTTCCGGGGGCCAAGGGCTCGTCGGGCTGGTCGGCCATGTTCCACATGACGCGGCTCATGAACTCCGCGCCCGCGGCCTTCCTGTTCAATGAGATGACCACCAAGATGGCGCTGGGCGCGGTGGTGACGCACTCGCCTTCGATGACCGACTTCGAGCGCGACCCTCTGGAATGCATCGAGACCGGCGATTGGGTGCGCGTGGACGCCGACCGCGGCGTGATCGAGATCACCAAGAAGAACAAACCCGGAGACCGCCCATGA
- a CDS encoding aconitase X catalytic domain-containing protein has protein sequence MHLSDEEKAMMDGRDGPAVQKAMDLLMRYGEALGAERLVETRNVCATITSTTPFQRDFALAKGGGMDAVFSEFSLDSQETVEIPKFKVFTSHLQLGFDPGQPERMGVSEEIVQFYNKSERHAAGLGAQIMNTCTPYQVGNIPTRGEHCAWMESSAVVYCNSVLGARTNTEGRESTGAAMLTGRIPYWGYHLDENRRATHVVELEVQVESVQDWGLLGYYIGEHVQERVPVVHSRRGIGRVPNLPRLKHFGAAASSSGGVEMYHIAGVTPEALTLEQALGGRAPVEVLRYGEAERRATYEKINATGREAEVQYVMLGCPHYTIEQIWEAAQLIEGRKVHPDCELWIFTPRAIKSLADRNGYTRIIEDAGGILMTDSCSAMSRAVPKGTKTVALDSAKQAHYLPAILGVQAWFGSTAECIDAACTGRWNGDMQ, from the coding sequence ATGCACCTGAGCGATGAAGAAAAAGCCATGATGGACGGCCGAGACGGACCGGCCGTGCAGAAGGCGATGGACCTCTTGATGCGCTATGGCGAAGCGCTGGGCGCCGAGCGGCTGGTCGAGACGCGCAACGTCTGCGCCACCATCACCTCGACCACGCCGTTCCAGCGTGACTTTGCGCTGGCCAAGGGCGGCGGCATGGACGCGGTGTTCTCCGAGTTCAGCCTCGACAGCCAGGAGACCGTCGAGATTCCAAAGTTCAAGGTCTTCACCAGCCACCTGCAGCTGGGCTTCGACCCCGGCCAGCCCGAGCGCATGGGCGTGAGCGAGGAGATCGTTCAGTTCTACAACAAGAGCGAGCGCCATGCGGCGGGCCTCGGCGCGCAGATCATGAACACCTGCACGCCCTACCAGGTCGGCAACATCCCCACGCGCGGCGAGCATTGCGCGTGGATGGAATCGTCGGCCGTGGTGTATTGCAACTCGGTGCTCGGTGCGCGCACCAATACCGAAGGGCGCGAGAGCACCGGCGCGGCCATGCTCACCGGCCGCATTCCCTACTGGGGCTATCACCTCGACGAGAACCGCCGCGCCACGCATGTGGTCGAGCTCGAGGTCCAGGTTGAATCAGTGCAGGACTGGGGCCTGCTCGGCTACTACATCGGCGAGCACGTGCAGGAGCGCGTGCCGGTGGTGCACAGCAGGCGCGGCATTGGCCGCGTACCCAACCTGCCGCGGCTCAAGCACTTCGGCGCGGCGGCATCGTCTTCAGGCGGCGTGGAGATGTACCACATTGCCGGCGTCACGCCCGAGGCGCTCACACTGGAGCAGGCGCTCGGCGGCCGTGCACCGGTGGAGGTGCTGCGCTACGGCGAGGCCGAGCGCCGCGCCACCTACGAGAAGATCAACGCGACCGGCAGGGAGGCCGAGGTGCAGTACGTGATGCTCGGCTGCCCGCACTACACCATCGAGCAGATCTGGGAGGCCGCGCAGCTCATCGAAGGGCGCAAGGTGCACCCCGATTGCGAGCTGTGGATCTTCACGCCACGCGCCATCAAGTCGCTGGCCGACCGCAACGGCTACACCAGGATCATCGAGGACGCGGGCGGCATCCTCATGACCGACAGCTGCTCCGCCATGAGCCGCGCTGTGCCCAAGGGCACGAAGACCGTGGCACTCGACTCGGCCAAGCAGGCGCACTACCTGCCCGCCATTCTTGGCGTGCAGGCGTGGTTCGGCAGCACGGCGGAATGCATTGATGCGGCGTGCACCGGGCGGTGGAATGGAGACATGCAATGA
- a CDS encoding IclR family transcriptional regulator: MSTEKNDTSFSASEAADARGDRSDTVSALERGISVLRCFSEERPVLGHADIARMTGIPRPTVNRLVATLLSMGMLKAAQVADRFMLGPGVVSLSRVFLGSLDVRAAARPSMQAMAEEVGASVYLAIRDGMEMVLIEACRPRSSMLSARLDVGSRAPLANSALGRAYLSALPEAQRNQLIDSMRLLRGPEWDSIAPGMTRAVGEARRLGYCLSLGEFHREINSVSVPLIGPDGEVMSLNGGGAAFVFTEERLRNELAPRLHDIALTIARDIGGHVPTPTPSPG; encoded by the coding sequence ATGTCCACTGAAAAAAACGACACCTCTTTTTCCGCATCGGAAGCCGCCGATGCGCGCGGCGACCGCTCCGACACCGTGAGCGCGCTGGAGCGCGGCATCTCGGTGCTGCGCTGCTTCAGCGAAGAGCGCCCCGTGCTGGGCCATGCCGACATCGCGCGCATGACCGGCATTCCGCGCCCCACGGTCAACAGGCTCGTCGCCACGTTGCTCTCCATGGGCATGCTCAAGGCCGCGCAGGTGGCCGACCGCTTCATGCTCGGGCCCGGCGTGGTGTCGCTGTCGCGCGTGTTCCTGGGCAGCCTCGACGTGCGCGCCGCCGCGCGGCCCAGCATGCAGGCGATGGCGGAGGAGGTGGGCGCCTCGGTCTACCTGGCCATACGCGACGGCATGGAGATGGTGCTGATCGAGGCTTGCCGGCCGCGCTCGTCGATGCTCTCGGCGCGGCTCGATGTGGGCTCGCGCGCGCCGCTGGCCAATTCGGCCCTGGGCCGCGCGTACCTCTCGGCGTTGCCCGAGGCGCAGCGCAACCAGCTCATCGATTCGATGCGCCTCTTGCGCGGCCCAGAGTGGGACAGCATCGCGCCCGGCATGACCCGCGCCGTCGGCGAAGCGCGGCGGCTGGGCTACTGCCTCTCGCTCGGCGAATTCCACCGCGAAATCAATTCGGTGTCGGTGCCCCTCATCGGGCCCGACGGCGAAGTGATGTCGCTCAACGGCGGCGGCGCGGCTTTCGTGTTCACCGAAGAGCGCCTGCGCAACGAACTGGCACCGCGCCTGCACGACATTGCGCTGACCATTGCGCGCGACATCGGCGGGCATGTGCCCACGCCTACGCCTTCACCGGGTTAG
- a CDS encoding FAD-dependent oxidoreductase, translated as MKTVVRTDERILSSDIFDRDSRVKRPDHGTWAEPGKNIPVYHRCGVLVVGGGPSGTAAAAAAARAGADVALLERYNHLGGLSTGGLVIWIDRMTDWEGKLVIRGFAEELFDRLPADAIAGPAREDWGSQDTAKAAHWSQRTAAYHGVVTWSPTIDPERLKLLSQEIVLERKVKLIYHSWAAIPIVQDGAVKGVVFESKEGRMAIMADVVVDATGDGDLFARAGAAYVNDIEEADVHHCMNTSWLFGGVDMNRWIEFKAGQPEAFTAFMARGREVCGLFERPFVSWRNDVALFMGPRQSGYSALDVDDLTAVEVRSHRAMAAHLDYFKAHAPGFEDAYLMLSAPQIGVRHARRLTGVGAMLRSQWPDGVALADEVGVTPAVSPKFPNISIPYGALVPQQLDGLVACGRHISCDRNSHGFMREIPQCWITGQAAGVAAALASQGGIEPRLVDVGALQSALLAQGVYLRAGAGQGAHAPAAAAALPKPASE; from the coding sequence ATGAAAACTGTCGTCCGCACCGACGAACGCATCCTCAGCTCCGACATCTTCGACCGCGACAGCCGCGTCAAGCGCCCTGACCACGGCACCTGGGCCGAGCCCGGCAAGAACATTCCGGTCTACCACCGCTGCGGCGTGCTGGTGGTGGGCGGCGGCCCTTCGGGCACCGCGGCCGCCGCAGCTGCCGCCCGTGCCGGTGCCGACGTGGCGCTGCTCGAGCGCTACAACCACCTGGGCGGGCTTTCCACCGGCGGCCTCGTGATCTGGATCGACCGCATGACCGACTGGGAAGGCAAGCTGGTGATCCGCGGCTTTGCCGAAGAACTGTTCGACCGCCTGCCGGCCGATGCCATTGCCGGCCCCGCAAGGGAAGACTGGGGCTCGCAAGACACGGCCAAGGCCGCGCACTGGTCGCAGCGCACGGCCGCTTATCACGGCGTGGTGACCTGGTCGCCCACCATCGACCCCGAGCGGCTCAAGCTGCTCTCGCAGGAGATCGTGCTGGAGCGCAAGGTCAAGCTCATCTACCACTCGTGGGCGGCCATTCCCATCGTGCAGGACGGCGCCGTGAAGGGCGTGGTCTTCGAGAGCAAGGAAGGCCGCATGGCGATCATGGCCGACGTGGTGGTCGACGCCACGGGCGACGGCGACCTGTTCGCGCGTGCCGGTGCCGCCTACGTGAACGACATCGAGGAAGCCGACGTGCACCACTGCATGAACACCTCGTGGCTCTTCGGCGGCGTGGACATGAACCGCTGGATCGAATTCAAGGCCGGCCAGCCCGAGGCGTTCACCGCCTTCATGGCACGCGGGCGCGAAGTGTGCGGCCTGTTCGAGCGGCCGTTCGTTTCATGGCGCAACGATGTGGCGCTGTTCATGGGGCCGCGCCAGTCGGGCTACTCGGCGCTGGACGTGGACGACCTCACGGCCGTGGAGGTGCGCTCGCACCGCGCCATGGCCGCGCACCTGGACTACTTCAAGGCGCATGCGCCTGGCTTCGAGGATGCCTACCTGATGCTCAGCGCACCGCAGATCGGCGTGCGCCATGCGCGGCGCCTCACCGGTGTGGGCGCCATGCTGCGCAGCCAGTGGCCTGACGGCGTGGCGCTGGCCGACGAAGTGGGCGTGACGCCCGCGGTGTCGCCCAAGTTTCCGAACATCTCCATTCCCTACGGCGCGCTGGTGCCGCAGCAGCTCGACGGCTTGGTGGCTTGCGGGCGCCATATTTCATGCGACCGCAACTCGCACGGCTTCATGCGCGAGATTCCGCAGTGCTGGATCACCGGGCAGGCGGCCGGCGTGGCGGCGGCGCTGGCCTCGCAGGGCGGCATCGAGCCGCGCCTTGTCGACGTGGGCGCGCTGCAGTCGGCGCTGCTCGCGCAGGGCGTTTACCTGCGCGCCGGTGCCGGGCAGGGCGCGCATGCGCCGGCGGCAGCGGCTGCGTTGCCGAAGCCGGCGTCTGAATGA